A genomic region of Limnohabitans curvus contains the following coding sequences:
- a CDS encoding polysaccharide deacetylase family protein — MANPRIPYRFSNEGPQLAAPKEGAILVHLVVNVEHWQFDASMPRTIITPPHGKETVPDVPNFSWVDYGMRAGLPRIINAIHSRGLPASTSFNAGVIQAYPRAAEAMHQAGWEFIGHGVHQKALNHAEGEEALIATSLDMIESFTGKRPKGWLSPGLRESLDTPDILKKLGVEYVFDWVVDDVPHWMHTKNGPLMSLPYNLEVNDSIIYAIEKHASDEMFQRLSNTLRLFKRECAIQPRVLSLGLHPHLIGVPHRFESFERMLDLLMATPEVCFVTGEKMAQWYSAQVPAPTH, encoded by the coding sequence ATGGCTAATCCTCGCATCCCTTATCGGTTTTCTAACGAAGGCCCACAGCTGGCGGCGCCCAAAGAAGGTGCCATCTTGGTTCATTTGGTGGTCAACGTGGAGCACTGGCAGTTTGATGCCAGCATGCCGCGCACCATCATCACGCCGCCACATGGCAAAGAAACCGTGCCTGACGTGCCCAACTTCAGTTGGGTCGACTACGGTATGCGCGCAGGCTTGCCGCGCATCATCAATGCCATACACAGCCGTGGCTTGCCTGCCTCCACCAGCTTTAACGCGGGTGTGATTCAAGCCTATCCACGTGCGGCAGAAGCCATGCACCAAGCCGGCTGGGAATTCATCGGTCATGGCGTGCATCAAAAGGCGCTCAACCATGCGGAGGGCGAAGAGGCATTGATCGCGACCAGCTTGGACATGATCGAGTCGTTCACGGGCAAACGCCCCAAAGGTTGGCTAAGCCCGGGCTTGAGGGAGTCGCTAGACACCCCCGACATTTTGAAGAAGTTGGGCGTTGAGTACGTGTTCGATTGGGTGGTGGACGATGTGCCGCATTGGATGCACACCAAGAACGGCCCACTCATGTCCTTGCCTTACAACCTCGAAGTCAACGACTCCATCATCTACGCGATTGAGAAACATGCGTCAGACGAAATGTTCCAACGCTTGTCCAACACCTTGCGCTTGTTCAAGCGTGAATGTGCGATCCAACCACGGGTGCTGTCGCTTGGCTTGCATCCGCATTTGATCGGTGTGCCGCACCGTTTCGAGAGCTTCGAAAGAATGCTCGACCTTTTGATGGCAACGCCTGAGGTGTGTTTTGTCACCGGCGAAAAAATGGCCCAGTGGTATTCGGCCCAAGTGCCAGCCCCAACTCACTGA